The Deltaproteobacteria bacterium region CGGCAGCGGATAGGTGCCTTCCTGCTCGATGGGGTTTTGCGTTGCAAGCACAAAGAACGGTAGATCCAGCGGATAGGTGCGACCGCTCGCGGTGATCTTGTATTCCTGCATCGATTGTAACAGCGCCGCTTGGGTCTTCGGCGGCGTTCGGTTGATTTCGTCGGCAAGCAAGATGTTGGTGAAGATCGGTCCTTTGAGAAATTGAAACTGCCGCTTGCCGCTGTGCGGGTCTTCTTGAAGAATATCGGTGCCGGTGATGTCGGATGGCATCAGGTCGGGTGTGAACTGAATCCGGTTAAATTCCAGATCGAGAATTTCGGCGAGCGTGCTGATCAATAGAGTTTTGGCCAATCCCGGTACGCCGACGAGCAAACAATGGCCGCGGGCAAATAGAGCGATCAGCACTTCTTCGATGACGCGATCTTGGCCGACGATGACTTTGCGAATCTCGCTGAGCATGGTTTCGCGCTTGTCGGCGAACTCTTCGATCTCGGCGATTTCGTGCTGTTGGATTTCGTTGGACTCCATCGTTTCCTTCTTAACTTCCGCCCAATTTGTCGAGCGCCGCTTTGGCTTGTTTGCCTTTGTCCGCCTCGCCCGTAGCTGCATAGGCGTCGATCAACAGACGGTAGATCAATGGATTGTAAGGATTGATCTGGATCGCTTCCTCCAGCACTCGGCGGGCCTCTGTGAATTGCTTGTTAGCATGGTGGATGCGGCCGAGCTGCACATAGGTGTTGGCGTTGTCGGGGTCGACATCCAAAACTTTTTTCAAAAGCGGCAGCGCTTCGTCGAAGCGGTTCATCTGAATGTAAACGCGACCAAGCTTGTTCATGATCACCGGCGAGTTGGGGCTGGCTTGCAAGGCGCGTTGATACTCATTGGCGGCGGCGACGGTGCGTCCCCTGTTCAAAAGCTCGTCGGCCAAGTGGGTGCGGTTGCGCGCCACGGCCGATTGAATTTCTCTCA contains the following coding sequences:
- a CDS encoding MoxR family ATPase produces the protein MESNEIQQHEIAEIEEFADKRETMLSEIRKVIVGQDRVIEEVLIALFARGHCLLVGVPGLAKTLLISTLAEILDLEFNRIQFTPDLMPSDITGTDILQEDPHSGKRQFQFLKGPIFTNILLADEINRTPPKTQAALLQSMQEYKITASGRTYPLDLPFFVLATQNPIEQEGTYPLPEAQLDRFMLNIEIRYPDFDDEVEIVMQTTSNVKPEPRKILDGPKILRYQELVRKVPVSPFVVSYAVALTQRSRPGGAETPQFVKDYVEWGAGPRASQYLILGAKARTILQGRYAVSIEDIQALAPSVLRHRIVPNYKAQGEGHTSLDIINKLLAEVKSPMDGTHAR